The proteins below come from a single Candidatus Paceibacterota bacterium genomic window:
- a CDS encoding exodeoxyribonuclease VII small subunit: MEKNNLSESLNKLNKIVQWFESQENIDIEKGLDKVREGMALIRSSKEKFKKIENEFEEIKKEFSEIEKSE, from the coding sequence ATGGAAAAAAATAATTTATCGGAATCTTTGAATAAACTCAATAAGATCGTTCAGTGGTTCGAATCACAGGAAAATATCGACATTGAAAAAGGCCTTGATAAGGTGAGGGAAGGCATGGCATTGATCAGATCGAGCAAGGAAAAATTCAAAAAGATCGAGAATGAATTCGAAGAGATCAAAAAAGAATTCAGCGAGATCGAAAAAAGCGAGTAA